In Treponema vincentii, a single window of DNA contains:
- a CDS encoding vWA domain-containing protein, which translates to MLKIKSILFIISFFIISFTAFAGERTIPVDVFLMIDKSQSMNEPGKFDSLHKWVRDTLVTEMLIPDDWVTIWEFYEKPYELQTLVIKNENDRNSLIKTIDNITPNGAFTDIGRALDAIQDSLNKRGKNNRYKILLLVTDLEQDAPWTSKYRGKQESFKSPYLAEARIIKHDNWYEITLDMDIQDKVVKTTKDLYTNIIDNRGVPRSNDDQNKVLITEEKK; encoded by the coding sequence ATGTTGAAAATCAAATCCATTCTCTTTATCATTTCTTTTTTTATTATTTCTTTTACAGCATTTGCCGGCGAAAGAACTATTCCCGTTGATGTTTTTTTGATGATTGATAAATCACAATCAATGAATGAGCCCGGGAAATTCGACAGTTTGCATAAATGGGTACGCGATACGCTCGTTACCGAAATGTTAATACCTGATGATTGGGTTACTATCTGGGAATTTTATGAAAAACCGTATGAGCTGCAAACATTAGTTATTAAGAATGAAAACGATCGTAATTCATTGATAAAAACAATCGACAATATTACCCCCAACGGTGCGTTTACCGATATCGGGCGTGCTCTTGATGCAATTCAAGATTCTTTGAATAAACGAGGAAAAAATAATCGGTATAAAATTTTATTATTAGTAACGGATCTTGAACAAGATGCTCCGTGGACATCAAAATACCGTGGAAAACAGGAATCGTTTAAAAGTCCGTATCTTGCAGAAGCGCGCATTATCAAACACGATAATTGGTACGAAATAACACTCGATATGGATATTCAGGATAAGGTCGTTAAAACGACAAAAGATCTCTATACAAATATTATTGATAATAGGGGAGTTCCTCGTAGTAACGATGATCAAAATAAAGTGCTTATTACCGAAGAAAAAAAATAA
- a CDS encoding pallilysin-related adhesin yields the protein MKKLFYMLCIVVIIVIIGILAYQRIVHQRTQVIPQNAQTIIPTAPQLQQQEVSSSEVIPENIQSGITLLSDEVLVEDIQADLNGDNKEDKIIAAKKLSDQFIYLFIFLQDSEAQTFTRAVEIKTEATHAKTLSVYTLMVQEYTYPVIVYNGMNADSMQVFGMYRLGIDEDKIISIYSLADIQADGQIILKNEQDNSISDYTVSAYYSDKDAPNTLNQIEKQYTWNAKKEFFVQTKETKIPGKKIESQFLQKFQTGDSNSFQEFLDGLWYQPSAKRDQNRSIFFNRSENEIIFSVNNIQELFTIDSITPRRFGIYFSTKNASISSIHRRISIELLGIDEVHIRVIDDIARLKIGVASNWDGSYRKISNTVREVQSSITFDNIKKILTADEKIWTSAEGYSLYFSDNSYRFLQDTAENSGWYTILQIKGNTVLQLKDTENNERFFNLILDNAGKRLSLIEVSVTLSGIIPIGSSPLIFK from the coding sequence ATGAAGAAATTGTTTTATATGCTTTGTATTGTGGTGATCATCGTTATTATTGGAATATTGGCTTATCAGCGTATCGTTCACCAACGGACTCAGGTGATACCACAGAATGCTCAAACAATTATTCCTACTGCGCCGCAATTGCAGCAGCAAGAGGTCTCAAGTTCGGAAGTAATACCTGAAAATATACAATCGGGTATTACGCTGCTCAGTGATGAGGTTCTTGTCGAAGATATACAAGCGGATTTGAATGGTGATAATAAGGAAGATAAAATTATTGCAGCCAAAAAATTATCCGATCAATTCATCTATCTTTTCATATTTTTACAGGATAGTGAAGCGCAAACTTTTACAAGAGCCGTAGAAATAAAAACGGAAGCAACACATGCAAAAACGCTCTCTGTTTATACATTAATGGTACAAGAATATACGTATCCCGTTATAGTATATAATGGAATGAATGCCGACAGTATGCAGGTTTTCGGTATGTATAGGTTGGGGATAGATGAGGATAAAATAATCAGTATCTATTCTTTAGCCGACATACAAGCGGACGGTCAAATTATACTGAAAAACGAACAGGATAATTCGATCTCCGATTATACGGTATCTGCATATTATTCCGATAAAGATGCTCCAAATACACTTAACCAAATAGAAAAGCAATATACATGGAATGCAAAAAAAGAATTTTTTGTGCAAACAAAAGAAACAAAAATTCCCGGAAAAAAAATTGAAAGTCAATTTCTTCAAAAATTTCAAACGGGGGATAGTAATTCTTTTCAAGAATTTCTTGACGGATTATGGTATCAACCAAGTGCAAAAAGAGATCAAAACCGGAGTATCTTTTTTAACCGGTCCGAAAACGAAATTATTTTTTCTGTCAATAATATTCAGGAACTCTTTACTATCGATTCTATAACACCGCGCAGATTCGGTATTTATTTTTCTACAAAAAATGCTTCTATTTCGAGTATTCATCGGCGCATCAGTATTGAATTACTTGGAATTGACGAAGTGCATATAAGAGTCATTGATGATATTGCGCGTTTAAAAATCGGTGTAGCATCAAACTGGGACGGATCATACCGAAAAATAAGTAATACTGTTCGCGAAGTACAAAGCAGTATCACGTTTGACAATATAAAAAAAATATTGACTGCAGATGAAAAAATATGGACAAGTGCAGAAGGATATTCTTTATATTTTTCGGATAATTCATATCGGTTCTTGCAAGATACGGCGGAGAATTCGGGATGGTATACGATTTTACAGATAAAAGGCAATACTGTTTTACAGCTTAAAGATACCGAAAATAATGAACGTTTTTTTAATCTTATACTTGATAATGCCGGTAAACGATTAAGCTTAATAGAAGTTTCCGTTA